The Gimibacter soli genome includes a region encoding these proteins:
- a CDS encoding TonB-dependent receptor → MKSVSALALIGAAAGAVHAQEAGDGDFEEITVTGIRGGLRAALDVKRNNDGIVDAISAEDIGKFPDRNVAESLQRVPGVTIQRQFGEGAGVSIRGAGQDLTLTTLNGQNVASTGWFVLEPAKRSFNYELLPSELVGNIQVYKSSQADLAEGGVGGTVVINTRKPLEMDSGSFYASVEGQYQEDSGDVDPQASALYSWKNAEETLGILVSGVYQQRHLQRQGNEAFWEWGAGPVGFEQNRKRRALNATIQWRPTEELDIVLNATDMQMKADNTNYALWLTQGNCTWCGVDVAPDEQLYGTPVAGPLNVAYYQARPREATMNSDVIDLSTTYTGEGYKAWFQVGRTSSTGGTDFEMVVDDGTGGTPIPGGTYDFRNGNQTWDLNGFDLETYDPGSLAMGVGSAFNKTPKTDKEWYVQADAEWELDLGVLKTFKAGVKYADHNTTSRRFEFTQAAGFDNIISTSGLSTGTYDVGAGDYKMIRFDSEALKDWAKASITGEVEDLGAYSEVTEKNFAAYGMSSFEGDGFRGNFGVRFIHTDATSTYFVGGTETDTDGSYNQFLPSLNVAFDVAENVIVRTSAARVMARPQYVDMYVNPNVVGSNDDLPNNQYWIIGNVGLKPFVANQFDVGVEWYFAEGSLLSAAVFMKDVKNFVNFTEYHADDADVPFPGVLRPDEIAAGWTVQEKVNGKAATAKGFEFQYQQEFGNGFGAIANYTFTDAKTDRDTFTDRNRILSDSSKHSLNLTGYYENEDFQARLAYNWRSAYMLRESGSYGNRLHDDYGSLDFSASWFITSNISLKLDVNNILEESSKQFGNNASRTPNSGFTNGFPLYEYEMPRRITLGAAVKF, encoded by the coding sequence ATGAAAAGTGTGAGCGCACTTGCGCTCATCGGGGCGGCCGCTGGTGCGGTCCATGCCCAGGAAGCGGGCGATGGCGATTTCGAGGAAATCACCGTCACCGGTATCCGCGGCGGCCTCAGGGCTGCGCTTGACGTCAAGCGCAACAACGATGGCATTGTCGATGCTATCTCGGCCGAAGATATCGGCAAGTTTCCGGATCGCAACGTGGCGGAATCGCTGCAGCGCGTACCGGGCGTTACCATCCAGCGGCAGTTTGGCGAAGGCGCCGGCGTGTCGATCCGTGGTGCGGGCCAGGATCTGACGCTGACCACGCTCAACGGCCAGAACGTGGCCTCGACCGGCTGGTTCGTGCTTGAGCCTGCCAAGCGTTCGTTCAACTATGAACTGCTGCCGTCGGAACTCGTTGGCAACATCCAGGTTTACAAGTCGAGCCAGGCTGACCTCGCTGAAGGCGGCGTCGGTGGTACGGTTGTGATCAACACCCGCAAGCCGCTCGAAATGGATTCGGGTTCCTTCTACGCTTCGGTTGAAGGCCAGTATCAGGAAGATTCGGGCGACGTCGATCCGCAGGCATCGGCTCTGTACAGCTGGAAAAACGCCGAGGAAACCCTCGGTATCCTCGTTTCGGGCGTGTATCAGCAGCGTCACCTGCAGCGTCAGGGTAACGAAGCATTCTGGGAATGGGGTGCAGGCCCGGTCGGTTTCGAACAGAACCGCAAGCGTCGCGCGCTCAACGCCACCATCCAGTGGCGTCCGACCGAAGAGCTCGACATCGTCCTCAATGCCACCGACATGCAGATGAAGGCGGACAACACCAACTATGCGCTGTGGCTGACGCAGGGCAACTGCACCTGGTGCGGTGTTGATGTTGCCCCCGACGAGCAGCTTTACGGCACCCCGGTCGCCGGCCCGCTGAACGTGGCCTATTATCAGGCGCGTCCGCGTGAAGCGACCATGAATTCGGACGTCATCGACCTGTCGACCACCTACACGGGCGAAGGCTACAAGGCCTGGTTCCAGGTTGGTCGCACCAGCTCGACCGGCGGTACAGATTTCGAGATGGTTGTGGATGATGGCACCGGTGGCACCCCGATCCCGGGCGGCACCTATGATTTCCGCAACGGCAACCAGACGTGGGACCTGAACGGCTTCGACCTCGAAACCTATGATCCGGGTTCGCTTGCCATGGGCGTTGGCTCGGCCTTCAACAAGACGCCGAAGACCGACAAGGAATGGTATGTTCAGGCCGATGCCGAGTGGGAACTTGACCTTGGCGTGCTGAAGACCTTCAAGGCCGGTGTGAAATATGCCGACCACAATACCACGAGCCGCCGCTTCGAGTTCACGCAGGCTGCGGGCTTCGACAATATCATCTCGACCTCGGGCCTCTCCACCGGCACCTACGACGTGGGCGCAGGCGACTACAAGATGATCCGCTTCGATTCCGAAGCACTCAAGGATTGGGCTAAAGCCAGCATCACCGGCGAAGTCGAAGACCTTGGTGCCTATTCGGAAGTGACCGAGAAGAACTTTGCCGCCTACGGCATGAGCTCCTTCGAAGGTGACGGCTTCCGTGGTAACTTCGGTGTTCGCTTCATCCATACCGATGCCACCTCGACCTATTTCGTCGGCGGCACCGAAACCGATACGGACGGCAGCTACAACCAGTTCCTGCCGAGCCTGAACGTGGCCTTCGATGTGGCGGAAAACGTGATCGTCCGCACCTCGGCCGCCCGCGTGATGGCGCGTCCGCAATATGTCGATATGTATGTGAACCCGAACGTTGTGGGCTCCAACGACGACCTGCCGAACAACCAGTACTGGATCATCGGCAACGTCGGCCTGAAGCCGTTCGTGGCAAACCAGTTTGATGTCGGTGTGGAATGGTACTTCGCTGAAGGTTCGCTGCTGTCGGCTGCTGTCTTCATGAAAGACGTGAAGAACTTCGTGAACTTCACCGAATATCATGCAGACGATGCTGACGTACCGTTCCCGGGCGTGCTGCGTCCGGACGAGATTGCTGCAGGCTGGACGGTGCAGGAGAAGGTGAACGGCAAGGCCGCCACCGCCAAGGGCTTCGAATTCCAGTATCAGCAGGAATTCGGCAACGGCTTCGGCGCGATCGCCAACTATACCTTCACCGATGCCAAAACGGACCGCGACACCTTCACGGACCGCAACCGCATCCTGTCGGACAGCTCCAAGCACTCGCTGAACCTCACCGGTTACTACGAGAACGAGGACTTCCAGGCGCGTCTCGCCTACAACTGGCGCAGTGCCTACATGCTGCGTGAGTCGGGTTCCTACGGCAACCGCCTGCATGACGACTATGGTAGCCTCGATTTCAGCGCGTCCTGGTTCATCACCAGCAACATCTCGCTGAAGCTCGATGTGAACAACATCCTCGAGGAAAGCTCCAAGCAGTTCGGCAACAACGCATCGCGTACACCGAACAGCGGCTTCACCAATGGCTTCCCGCTCTATGAGTACGAGATGCCGCGCCGTATCACGCTTGGCGCAGCTGTGAAGTTCTGA
- a CDS encoding tryptophan halogenase family protein, with translation MRPDGHIRHILIVGGGTAGWLAASHLARRLRATDPEGVAVTLLESPDIPIIGVGEGTVPAFRQTLKHLGIREADFIRECDATFKQSIRFVDWVHSPGSHPARAYHHVFDFPAMDGLDPTPYWLMGAAGDKSYVDAVSVQGQVIDRHLGPKLMTQPEYEGITNYAYHLDAPKLAAFLMRHATGKLGVKHILANVTGVEMAEGGDIAAVETDRAGRVEADLFVDCTGFSAKLIEGAMGVGFVPKSDVLFCDHALAVQVPYTSPDAPLPSCTHATALDAGWVWDIGLPDRRGTGYVYSSAHTSHETAEAAFREYLRPTIGKLADEATPRRIPMRIGMRERFWQRNCVAIGLSQGFVEPLEATGILVYDVTARMLAEQMPATRAAMDAVANRFNERVRYGWDRVIDFIKLHYCLTKRTDSDFWQDNRRADGIPERLAEQLAVWRHQPPTAYDFATRYEIFNLENYLYVLYGMEFGTDMAPLAGRYGEPDAARRLFDDIGREARELCGELLPHRELIARIKRYGLQTI, from the coding sequence ATGCGGCCTGATGGCCATATCCGCCATATCCTGATCGTCGGCGGCGGGACTGCCGGCTGGCTTGCAGCCAGTCACCTTGCCCGCCGCCTTCGGGCGACAGACCCCGAGGGTGTCGCCGTTACGCTTCTCGAATCCCCCGATATCCCGATCATCGGCGTTGGCGAAGGCACCGTGCCCGCCTTCCGCCAGACATTGAAGCATCTTGGTATCCGCGAAGCCGATTTCATCCGCGAATGCGATGCCACCTTCAAACAGTCGATCCGCTTTGTGGACTGGGTCCACAGTCCCGGCAGCCACCCGGCGCGCGCCTACCATCATGTGTTCGACTTTCCGGCAATGGACGGCCTTGACCCCACGCCTTACTGGCTGATGGGGGCGGCGGGCGACAAAAGCTATGTGGATGCCGTTTCGGTCCAGGGGCAGGTCATCGACCGGCACCTTGGCCCCAAGCTGATGACCCAGCCCGAATATGAAGGCATCACCAATTATGCCTATCATCTGGACGCACCGAAGCTTGCTGCTTTCCTGATGCGGCATGCGACCGGGAAGCTCGGTGTGAAGCATATCCTTGCCAACGTCACCGGCGTTGAAATGGCCGAGGGCGGCGATATCGCGGCGGTGGAAACGGACCGGGCCGGGCGGGTTGAGGCTGATCTTTTCGTCGATTGCACCGGCTTTTCCGCAAAGCTTATCGAAGGGGCAATGGGCGTCGGCTTCGTGCCCAAAAGCGATGTGCTTTTCTGCGACCATGCGCTCGCCGTGCAGGTGCCCTACACCAGCCCCGATGCGCCGCTGCCGTCCTGTACCCATGCGACCGCACTGGACGCGGGCTGGGTGTGGGACATCGGCCTGCCGGACCGGCGCGGCACTGGTTACGTTTATTCCTCAGCGCACACGAGCCATGAAACGGCCGAAGCAGCGTTCCGCGAATATTTGCGCCCGACGATCGGCAAGCTCGCGGATGAGGCGACCCCGCGCCGTATCCCCATGCGGATCGGCATGCGGGAACGGTTCTGGCAGCGCAACTGCGTGGCCATCGGCCTGTCGCAAGGCTTTGTGGAGCCGCTCGAAGCCACCGGCATTCTTGTCTATGACGTCACCGCCCGCATGCTGGCCGAGCAGATGCCGGCCACCCGCGCGGCGATGGATGCGGTCGCCAATCGCTTCAACGAGCGGGTCCGCTATGGCTGGGACCGGGTGATCGATTTCATCAAGCTGCATTATTGCCTCACGAAGCGCACGGACAGCGACTTCTGGCAGGATAACCGGCGGGCGGATGGCATCCCCGAGCGTTTGGCTGAGCAACTGGCCGTCTGGCGCCACCAGCCGCCGACGGCATACGACTTCGCAACCCGGTACGAGATCTTCAATCTCGAGAATTATCTCTATGTCCTTTACGGCATGGAGTTCGGGACCGACATGGCGCCGCTGGCCGGGCGCTACGGCGAGCCGGATGCTGCCCGCCGTCTGTTCGATGACATCGGCCGCGAGGCGCGGGAACTTTGCGGGGAGCTGCTGCCGCACCGCGAGCTTATCGCCCGCATCAAGCGCTACGGCCTGCAAACGATTTAA
- a CDS encoding SapC family protein: MTINIVPLQATVHDKIKVKDPRSAVILDSQILPLVIQEIPAAAADMPVVFVKNGETGQFQAVALLGLESKENLFAGPDGWADVYVPRIVMNMPFKLVNLEDGTGRLVYGIDDASPLISEDGDALFENGQETDYLQMRKQGLQSYVEQDMITNSIIKLFVDLDLFVQKSLGVDVKGQRIQLDGIYLIDESKVNALAEDKFLDLRQRGILPVIYAHLFSLQQVRRLASLKAGRNAA; encoded by the coding sequence ATGACTATCAATATTGTGCCCCTGCAGGCCACCGTCCACGACAAGATCAAGGTCAAGGACCCGCGTTCCGCAGTGATTTTGGACAGCCAGATTCTGCCGCTTGTGATCCAGGAAATTCCGGCCGCAGCCGCTGATATGCCTGTCGTTTTTGTGAAGAACGGCGAAACCGGACAGTTTCAGGCCGTTGCCCTGCTCGGGCTCGAGAGCAAGGAAAACCTTTTCGCCGGTCCCGATGGCTGGGCCGATGTCTATGTGCCGCGAATCGTCATGAACATGCCCTTCAAGCTTGTGAATCTTGAAGATGGTACGGGCCGTCTGGTCTATGGCATCGATGACGCGAGCCCGCTGATCAGCGAAGACGGCGACGCACTGTTCGAGAATGGTCAGGAAACCGACTATCTCCAGATGCGCAAGCAGGGCCTGCAAAGCTATGTCGAGCAGGACATGATCACCAACAGCATCATCAAGCTTTTTGTCGACCTTGATCTCTTCGTGCAAAAAAGCCTCGGCGTTGATGTGAAAGGCCAGCGCATCCAGCTGGATGGCATCTATCTGATCGACGAATCCAAAGTGAACGCACTGGCGGAAGACAAGTTCCTCGATCTTCGCCAGCGCGGCATCCTGCCGGTCATCTATGCGCATCTCTTCTCGCTGCAGCAGGTGCGCCGACTGGCTTCCCTCAAGGCGGGGCGTAATGCGGCCTGA